In the genome of Rhodoplanes sp. Z2-YC6860, one region contains:
- the dapA gene encoding 4-hydroxy-tetrahydrodipicolinate synthase — MSTIGRHVTKLSGYAPALPTPFNQDGNLDADAFAEFCSRQVDEGASALVVADTMGEAPTLTPAEHVRLIHIAREVSNGRVPVIAGCGSNSTEHAVDLTQEAEDAGADAVLLVVPYYNKPTQAGLIAHFREIAQSTALPVFLHDEPSRTVCGLADATVARLAELPQIIGLKDATGDVTRPCHLRPLVGAEFRLMTGDDATALGYLAQGGDGCISVTSNMAPGLCRNVFLAYRQGQIARAQRLAVQAGRLTSALLCEATPAPLKYALSTLGWMSPDVRLPMVPPGEAVRRQLDAVIAQSSVEYAASMIGRRLCFGHRPRAA, encoded by the coding sequence ATGTCCACCATCGGCCGACATGTGACCAAGCTTTCCGGCTACGCACCGGCGCTGCCGACGCCATTCAACCAGGATGGCAACCTTGACGCCGACGCGTTCGCGGAGTTCTGCAGCCGCCAGGTCGACGAAGGCGCGTCGGCGCTCGTGGTTGCCGACACCATGGGGGAAGCGCCGACATTAACGCCCGCCGAGCATGTCCGGCTAATCCATATCGCCCGCGAGGTCTCGAACGGCCGCGTGCCGGTGATCGCCGGCTGCGGATCGAATTCGACCGAACATGCGGTTGATCTGACGCAAGAGGCGGAAGACGCCGGTGCCGACGCCGTGCTGCTGGTCGTGCCCTACTACAACAAGCCGACGCAAGCGGGCCTCATTGCGCACTTCCGCGAAATCGCACAGTCCACGGCCTTGCCGGTGTTCCTGCACGATGAGCCCTCGCGCACGGTGTGCGGCCTGGCCGACGCGACCGTGGCGCGACTGGCCGAGCTTCCGCAGATCATCGGCTTGAAGGATGCGACCGGCGACGTGACGCGGCCCTGCCACCTGCGGCCGCTGGTCGGTGCGGAGTTCAGGCTCATGACCGGCGACGACGCCACGGCCTTGGGTTATCTGGCGCAAGGCGGCGACGGCTGCATCTCGGTCACGTCCAACATGGCTCCAGGGCTGTGCCGTAACGTGTTCCTGGCTTACCGGCAGGGACAGATCGCGCGAGCCCAGCGCCTTGCCGTTCAGGCCGGCCGGCTGACCTCGGCCCTGCTCTGCGAGGCAACGCCCGCACCGCTGAAATATGCGCTCAGCACACTTGGCTGGATGTCGCCGGACGTCCGCCTTCCCATGGTGCCACCCGGCGAGGCAGTCCGAAGGCAACTCGACGCCGTGATCGCGCAATCAAGCGTGGAGTACGCCGCGTCCATGATCGGCCGCCGCCTGTGCTTTGGTCACCGGCCGCGCGCCGCCTGA